The sequence below is a genomic window from Lolium perenne isolate Kyuss_39 chromosome 7, Kyuss_2.0, whole genome shotgun sequence.
gccgtatgaattatggtttaataagaaacctaagctgtcgttcctaaaagtttggggttgcgaagcctatgtaaaaaagttacaaccggacaagctagaacccaaagcggagaaatgcgtcttcataggataccctaaggaaactatagggtacactttctatcacagatccgaaggcaagatctttgttgctaagaacggaacctttcttgagaaagaatttctcactaaagaagtgactggaagaaaagtagaactcgatgagattgatgaatctttactcgttgatcagagtaacgcagtaccggaagatgttcctgtgccgcctacaccggcaacagaggaagctaatgataatgatcataaaacttcaaacgagatagctactgaacctcgcagatcgacaagggaacgtgccactcctgattggtatgatccttgtctaaatgtcatgattgtggacaacaatgatgaagaccctgcaacgtatgaagaagtgatgatgagcccagattccaacaaatggcaagaagccatgaaatccgaaatgggatccatgtatgataacaaagtatggactttggtagacttacctgatagccgcaaggctgtcgagaataaatggatcttcaagagaaaaacagatgctgatggtaatattactgtctataaagctcgacttgtcgcaaagggtttccgacaaattcaaggtgttgactacgatgagactttctcacctgtagcgaagctaaaatctgtgaggattttgtttgcaatagctgcatttttcgattatgagatttggcagatggatgtcaaaacagcgttccttaatggagacattgaggaagagttttatatggtacaacccaaaggttttgtcgatcctaaaaatgctgacaaagtatgcaaacttcagcgttcaatttatggactgaagcaagcatcaagaagttggaaccgacgttttgataaggtgatcaaagacttcgggtttatacagtgtcatggagaggcctgtatttacaagaaagtgagtgggagctctgtagcgttcctgatattatatgtagatgacatattattaattgggaatgatatagaactattaagcagtgtaaaaggttatttgaataatagtttttcaatgaaagaccttggtgaagcatcgtatatattaggcatcaagatttatagagatagatcaagacgtctaatagggctatcacagagtacatacctggacaagattctaaagaagtttagaatggacgaaagtaacactacaagaaatctgccataatatgacgtttttttatgactggaaatcaaaatgtcatagcttTATGGCGTTCCTAGCATTGACCATCGTTGGCCACtggggggcaaaaccctagaaaatcgtgacgttattgggcaaaaacgtcattggcaatttaggtcaatacgtcattagcaaaattaagtggcctaCGACGTTTTTCCACTGCCGATTGCGACAAATCAACAACGTCATTAGCATGCCAAAAGAATtagccaatcagaatacatgaaacaacctaCCAAGGATCAGCCCAAGACTTGGATCTCAACCGTCCGAAGCATCCAACGCACCAAACAGAACCGAAATTGCCACCCAGGATTTTCCCATTCGCGCCGAAAACTTTGGAAACTAGCGCGATAGGGAAAAATTGGAAAAATTTCAGATAATACCGCGCGATAGGGCATCCCGCGCATCGTCGCTCCTAactccaaaccctagcctccctgcgccgccaccacctcccTCCCTCCTTCCTTCCCTCAAAACACCCCGACCGAACCACATCCCGATGCCGCCCAAatccaaggcggcggcggcggccgcggcggagcCAGCCGCCGTGGAGGACCTCTTCTCGGCGCTCCACCGCCACATCGAGGCCGGCGAGTTCCCCCAGGCCGTCAAGGTCGCGGACCAACGTCAGGCGCTGCacacccccctcctcctcctctccccccGACGCGATTCCCGTGCCATGATGCCCTAAACCCTGACCCCCCGCGGCTAATCCTGCAGTTCTCGCGGCGGCGCCGGGCGACGAGGACGCGGTGCGGTGCAAGGTGGTGGCGCACATCAAGTCCGACGCCACGGACAAGGCTCTCGCGGCCATCCGCGCCGCCGAGCGCCTCCCCATCGACCTCAGCTTCTATAAGGTAACGCATGTTCATCCTCCCACCCCTTGCTAGTGCGCGCTGGATCTGTTTGCGTTCGCTTGCTGTCCTGACTGCGTGGATCGATAGGCTGCGGTTTTGGGATCTGGGAGCAGTCAGACCTGCTTGGTGATGACCAAGCGGAAAGTCTCTGAACCATCTTTGAAGCTTCGAATATCAAAAATAGTTTAATGTTCGGTAGATTGCTAGCCACGATTCTGCCATCACCGTGTATCATTTTATCTACTAGAGAGCAACATTGCATAACAAAATTTGCTATTGAGAATTGTAATACAGTTGATTGCTGGTTCGTTGCGTACTTACAAAATCCATGTGCACTCACTTGCAGTGCACACTGCGAGAGGTGTTTGCGGCCTGGCAAGAACATATGGCCCTGCAAGCTGAATACTTGTGGTGAATCTTTGACATTTCTTTAGGATCTCTAGTTTCCCATAGACAAATAGTTTTCCTCTTCTTTGAGTTATTTCCATACCTGAAGGTAAAGGTTTGGCGACCTGGGTGATGACGAGATGGAAAGTTTACCTTTGAATATCAAAAGTAGTTTAATGTCTGATGGTTTGCTAGGTACGATGCTGACAACACTGCATATAGAAATTTGTTTTACAGATCAAAATTGTTTAACAAAGCTTGGTATTGGGATTTGTAATGCACACTGAAGAGTTGTTTGCAGCCTGGCAAGAAGCTGTGGCCCGGCAACTTAAATACTTGTGATGGCATTTTCTATTATTACGCTTGTCTAACTTAATTTTTAAATTTGAGGTTCCAATGAGCGCAAAGAGTCCATAATCGCATGAGATTTGTACATTTTTATTTTACAGTACGTTTCTTTGTCCGTTCGCATCGAAAGCAGCAACTCGTTTTTTTAGATCAGATCATATGGGTGAACATGGTCATTTTACTCCTTAATTGATGATTATCATCCAGTTGA
It includes:
- the LOC127315017 gene encoding uncharacterized protein, with amino-acid sequence MPPKSKAAAAAAAEPAAVEDLFSALHRHIEAGEFPQAVKVADQLLAAAPGDEDAVRCKVVAHIKSDATDKALAAIRAAERLPIDLSFYKAYCYYRQNKLQEALEILNGQEETAAVLQLESQIYYRLARMTDCLNSYEKLQKFSFSRLVYDVSDKS